GAGCCTTGTCAGATGCACTCTTGCCAGTCGTATCGACAATGGCGGAGTATGGCTCTGCCAAGAGATTCGCCATGATAGGTTGCACAGCCTTTGTCTTGATGGTCACGGTTTGACCCTCCGCAGAGATACTGTCAATGCCCATATCTGATGCTGCCCGTTCGCTGGTCTTAATCAAGCGTTCCAGAGAAGCTTTGACCTTTTCACCGGTCATTTTTTCACCATTTTGGAAAGTCACCTTATCCTTGAGGGTAATTTTCCACTCTAGGTCTGAGACTGCTTCGATTTTCTCAGCCAGCCAAGGTTTTACTTCAAGTTTGTCGTCCATCTTAAAGAGGGTTTCTCCCACTCCGTAACGGACCGTGAACCAGCCATTGTATTCCGCTGCTGGATCTACATTTGCTGGAAATTGCGTATAACCAATGGTTACAGTCTTACTGCCACTATCACCAGCAGGTTCGCTGGTTTTGCTAGGGTTTACACAGGAGGCCAGGGCTAGGCCTGCCAAGGCTAAAACCATAATTTTTTTAAAATGTTTCATAAAATATTCAACTTCCTTTTCTATTTTGTAAACTACTTTAAGACGATCTGTCCTAGTCAAATCTAAATACGCTTCGCTCTCTGTCTAAGGTGGTTCTATGTCCTGAAGATGAGAGAGCAAACGAGTGAAAAACAAATGATTGCTCATTATTTGTCCTCCTTCTGGCTTGGTATGTCTTAATCTTTTCCTTCCAGATAGCTTCGAGCATCTTCGACAAAGGCAGTTGGTAGAGCCAAGTCAGCCTGCAGCTCATCACGATAAGCTCGGATGACTTCTGCCTCCCGGCCAGAGACAACCTTTTCTGTCCAATCTGGGTCTAGGAGCAGGGCCTTGCCGAGGGCAAAGAGCGGAATCCCCGCATCCAATACTCGCTGGGCATCCTGCTTGGTCTCTATCTGACCGACACCAATCAGGGGCACTCTATCATTAATTTTTCTGATAATTTTCTGAATCACTGGCTCCGAGTCCTGAGAATCTCTGATGGACGTGCGCCAGACATCAGAGGTCGAAATATGCAGATAGTCTACTTGATGATAGATAAGCTGCTCCAGTAACTGCAGGGTATCATAAAGCTGGATACCTGGCTCCTCAAGTTCTTCTGGAGAAAAGCGATAGCCAATCAGGAAGGGGCGGTCGGCCTCTTCTTTGACTAGTTGCTTGGCTCTTTTCAGCAAGGTCTTTGGAAAGCGTAGGCGGTTGTTAAGGCTGCCGCCCCACTTGTCCTGACGGACATTTGAATGAGGAGAGACAAACTGCTGGATCAGGTAGGTATTGGCGCCATGAAGCTCGACTCCATCAAATCCAGCCTGAATCGCCCGTCTGATAGCTGACAGAAAGTCCTCTATGACCTGCTCCACTTCAGCGTTCTTGAGCGCCCTTGGCTCTGCCAAATAATCGCGCGGAGCCTTGACAGCGCTGGGTGCTACTGGCTGACCGTCAATCAAATCAGGCAGAACCATACGACCACCATGATAGAGCTGCACAATAGCCAGAGCCCCTTGGTCCTTGATGGCCTTGGCCAGACGGCTAAGCCCCTCAATCTTATCGTCCTCGGCGCCGCTGAAGCTCTCCGCAAAGGATTTGCCCAGAGGATGGACATAGGTACTGCCAGTAATGACCATGCCAACCGACCTAGAGCGGCGGGCAAAAAAGTCAATATCTGCCTGAGATACATAGCCACCGGGCTCACTAGCGCAGATGGTCATAGGCGCCAAGACAACGCGATTGCGCATGGTCTGACCATTTTTAAAAGTAAATTTATCCTGAATCTGTGTATTCATCTGGTCACCTCTTTCCCAAGACAAATCCTGTTGTTTGTTTTTAAATAATAAATCCTTAGAGTAAAGTCGCCTGCCAAGTCCGGTCCCGCTCTTCCAAGAGCAGCACTTGTTCTTGGGGGACATCAATGTTCCAAAAAACAGCCTCTGGGTCAACCAAATGTTGGTAAATCAAGCGCAACACTCCCAAATGAGCGACTAGAGCCACTGACTCGCCCCCGCTCTCCAGCAAGCAGTCCGTTGCACTCCAGACTCGGGTCTGAAAGTCGGCGAAAACTTCTGCCTCAGGAGGCGTGACCTCAAAGGGGGCTTCCAGCCAAGCCTGCCAGACTTCTGGAAAAGCCGCTTCAATCTGATCAGCTGTCAATCCTTCCCATTGTCCAAAGCCACGCTCGTCAAAATCAGCTATGGCCTGAACTTGCCTGTCTGGAAAAGCCAGCTGGGCTGTTTCCTGCGTCCGCTTGAGACAACTGGTGTAAATCACATCAACTGGGTGCTCCTGCATCAGCAGCGCCAGCTGCTTGGCATCTTTTTGGCCTTGCTCGTTGATAGAGACATCATGGCTGCCGTAGAAACAGCGCCTGCGGTTGTAGTCTGTCTGACCATGCCGCATCAGATACCATCTTTTCATCATAGCACCACCAATCCTAAGAGATAGAGGAGCTGGGCAATTTCGACATAGGCTCCCAGCGTATCGCCTGTGTGGCCGTCAATTTTATTATAAACGAACCGACGATAGCCGATTGCTCCCAGAACTACCAAGCTGTAGGCCAGAAGGCCTCTCCAGCTGAAAACCAGCAGAGACAGGAGCAAAGGCAAAAGCTGGGCAAGCAGGATATGACTAGTCTTGCTGCCACTGAAGAAATTCCCCGAGCCACCGCCTTCTCTGGCGTAGGCCATCCGGTAGAGCTGTAGACTCAGACCAGCCTTGCCAATCATGGTCAGACTAGCCACGATAAACCAGCGAGGCTCTGGCAGATAAGGGTAGAGAACCAGCATCAGAGCATAGTAGAGAATGAGTGCCAGTACGCCATTGCTGCCAATGCGACTGTCCTTCATAATCTCTAGCATCCGCTCCTTCTTACGAGAGGAGAAGAGCCCGTCTGCCGTATCCGCTAGGGCGTCTAAGTGAAAACCACCTGTCAGCAAAACATCGAAAGCAAGGGTCAGAACCCAAGCGACCATCCCTGGCAGAACTAGACTCGTCAGGAAATAAAATCCTCCTGAAATCAAACCCAGCAAGAGGCCAAAGAGAGTCAGAAAAGGAAGTCCCCGTCGCAAGTAGGAGATATCCACTGCCTTTGGAATCACAATCCGGCTAAAAAATTGGGTATAGATAATCAACGCCTTTATCATTTCAACTGCTGAGCGAGGCCGCAGATAACGAGATAAGCCTCACTCGCCTCCTTTGCAATCAGTTGGTTGATCTTGCCCTGCACATCACGGAAAAAGCGTCCGAGTCTGGTCTCAGGGACAATGCCCAGACCAACCTCGTCCGTTACAATCCAGCACTCAGCATTTGTCTGACGGATTGTAGACAAGAGTTCTTGCCATTCTTCTTCCAAGAGCTGCAGCAGGAAAGACTGCTCCTGCTGACTGAGAAAGTGTTCCTCCGTCAGCTCCAGCTTGTCTGGAAAATGCTGGGCAATCAAATCAAAGAGGCGATTGCTGGTCAGGAGAGTGGCACAATCCAGCAGGTAAACTGGATGCGACTGCTCTCGCAGCCAGTCTGCCAGCCCTGCATACTGCTCCTGAGTCGTCCAGGAAGCCGGCCGGCGTTCTTGGTGCAGCCGAATCCGCTCCTGCCATTCTGGATCATCTCCTCGGGGCAGGCCAGTCGCAATGTAGCAGACCTGCTCTCGATCCGCCAGGCGCTCCTCCGCAAATGCCGACTTGCCACTTCTGGCACCGCCTGTCACTAACACAATCTTAGCCATTTGCTTCTTCTTTCATTGCTTGAAATGCCCGCTCAAAGGCCGCCAAGGTCTGGTCTAGGTCCGCTCTAGTATGGGCACTGGACATAAAATTGGTTTCATACTGAGATGGCGCCAGATAAATGCCCTCTTCCAGCAAGAGACCGTGCAGTCTTGCAAACTGAGCATGGTCAGCCGCCTTAGAATCCTCAAAGTTACGAACCGGCTTCTGACTGAAGAAGAAGCCAAACATGGTTCCCTTGGACACGACTTGCAGATTAATGCTGTACTTATCGGCTAGACTTCGTAAGCCATCACAGAGGTAGCTCGTTTTTTCTTCAATCTCAGCAAAGAGCTCAGGTGTCAACTGTTTCAGGGTTTCGTAACCGGCCGTCATGGCGACTGGATTACCCGACAGGGTACCAGCCTGATAGATGCTGCCTAGGGGAGCTACCTGATCCATATAAACGGCCTTGCCGCCAAAGGCTGCGACTGGGAAGCCGCCACCGATGACCTTGCCCAAGCAGACCAAATCCGGCTCCGTTTGGTAGAGGCCAACTGCCCCCTGATAATGAGCTCGGAAACCACTCATGACCTCGTCTACGATGAATAGAGAGCCGTATTCCCGAGTGAGGGAGCGAATAGTACTGATAAAGTCCGCATCCGCTGGAATCAAGCCCATATTGCCAGCAACGGCTTCTAAAATGACACAGGCGATGTCATCTCCATGCTTTTCAAAGCAAGCCTTGAGAGCATATATATCATTGTATGGCAAGGCCAGAGTTTCCCCAGCTACCTGAGCAATGACTCCGGCAGAATCGGCAATCCCAAAGCTAGCTAAGCCTGAACCAGCCTGAACTAAAAAGGAATCGCTGTGGCCGTGATAGCAGCCGATAAATTTGACAATTTTAGATCGCTTGGTCACTCCACGCGCTACCCGAATGGCACTCATGGTCGCTTCCGTTCCCGAATTGACCATCCGCATTCTTTCCATGAAAGGCAGACGCTCCTGCACCAGCTGGCCGAGGGCAATCTCTCTGGGACTCGGAGCACCAAAACTGGTCCCCTCCCAAATAGCTTCCTCAACTGCTGGTAACACATCCTTAGGAGCATGCCCCAAAATCATAGGCCCCCAAGACAGGACGTAATCAATATAGCGGTTGCCATCGACATCATGCAGATAGGCTCCGCTGGCTTTTTCGATAAAAAGCGGATGACCGCCCACAGCCTTAAAAGCTCGGACAGGACTATTGACCCCGCCTGGAAAGAGCTGTTGAGCCTCTGTGAAATATTGGTTGGAATGTTCTCTCTTCAAGTTCGTCCTCCTTATCTAGAAAACTGCTGATTTTCCACAGTCTCTATCCTTCTTTCAGATAGCCGGCCGCATCCTTGGCAAAATAAGTGATAATCAAGTCTGCACCAGCCCGCTTCATACTGGTCAAAGTTTCCATAACAATAGCTTTTTCATTGATCCAGCCCTGCTGAGCTGCTGCCTTGACCATGGCGTATTCTCCACTGACATTATAGGTCACCAAAGGCAGCCGGGTTTCCTGGCGCAGCTCTCTGAGGATATCCAGAAAGGCCAGAGCCGGCTTAACCATGAGAAAGTCTGCTCCCTGCTCCTCATCGCTCTTGGCTTCTCTCAAAGCCTCCAAGCGATTGGCCGGATCCATCTGATAGGCCTTGCGGTTGCCAAAGGCCGGAGCACTCTCACCTGCATCTCGGAAAGGTCCATAAAAGCTAGAGGCAAACTTAATCGCATAGGACATGATGGGAATCTCTTCAAAGCCCGCCGCATCAAGCCCCTGACGAATAGCCGCCACAAAACCGTCCATGGCATTGGAAGGCGCAATGACATCTGCTCCAGCCCTGGCTTGGCTGACAGCAACTTCTGTCAGTCTAGTCAGAGACAGATCATTGTCCACTTCCTCCCCTCGCAAAATGCCGCAATGGCCGTGACTGGTAAACTCACAGAGACAGGTGTCTGCAATGACGACCGTCTCAGAGAAATGTTTCTTGATCAGACGGATAGCTTCTTGGACAATTCCATTTTCAGCTGAAGCCTGACTGCCTATTTCGTCCTTTTCTGATGGAATGCCAAAGACGATAAAAGCCCGAATGCCCAAGTCTACACATTCCTGAACTTCTGGCAGCAAATCCTCGAGTGAGAACTGATAAACTCCCGGCATAGAAGCTACCTCTTGCTTTTCAGTTAGACCTTCCTTGATAAATAAGGGCTGGATAAAGTCATCCACAGACAGCTTGGTTTCTCGAACCAACTGCCGCAGACCGCTGCTTCTCCTCAGTCTGCGATGTCTATAAAATTCCATGCTTCTTCTCTTCTTTCTTGATTATTTCCTTGACCATTTCTTCAAGAGAAGGACTCTGGGGCTGGTAGTCTACCCCATAGCCGGACTCCTTGACTGCCTGAGCCGTTGTCTGGCCAATGACTGCAATCTGATGGCTGGTCGCTAGATGGGGCTTAATAGCACAAAAACTCTGCCAAGCCGACGGACTGGCAAAGGTCCAAATCACATCCTTCTGGGACAGATAGGTCTCGAGCTGGTCTTGACCAGCAGGATTTGAGGTCGTTTCGTACATAGGCCAAGCCCAGACCTCATGACCTGCTTCTTTTAATTTCTCGGCCAGACTGGGATTGGACAGGCTGCTCTGGGGCAGCAAAATCTTCTGCGTCGGCAGAGCTAAATCCAGCCACTCCTGAATAAAGTCAAGACCATAGTGGCTGCTGGCCTGAAAATCACAGACTCGGCCTAGCTTGTTCAGCGCCTGACTGGTCTGCGGCCCAATGGTCGCAATCTGGTAGTCAGCTTTCAAATAGGGACTGAAAGCCTCCACTGCGACAGCACTGGTAAAAAAGACC
This window of the Streptococcus sanguinis genome carries:
- a CDS encoding NADH-dependent flavin oxidoreductase, whose protein sequence is MNTQIQDKFTFKNGQTMRNRVVLAPMTICASEPGGYVSQADIDFFARRSRSVGMVITGSTYVHPLGKSFAESFSGAEDDKIEGLSRLAKAIKDQGALAIVQLYHGGRMVLPDLIDGQPVAPSAVKAPRDYLAEPRALKNAEVEQVIEDFLSAIRRAIQAGFDGVELHGANTYLIQQFVSPHSNVRQDKWGGSLNNRLRFPKTLLKRAKQLVKEEADRPFLIGYRFSPEELEEPGIQLYDTLQLLEQLIYHQVDYLHISTSDVWRTSIRDSQDSEPVIQKIIRKINDRVPLIGVGQIETKQDAQRVLDAGIPLFALGKALLLDPDWTEKVVSGREAEVIRAYRDELQADLALPTAFVEDARSYLEGKD
- a CDS encoding histidine phosphatase family protein, whose translation is MKRWYLMRHGQTDYNRRRCFYGSHDVSINEQGQKDAKQLALLMQEHPVDVIYTSCLKRTQETAQLAFPDRQVQAIADFDERGFGQWEGLTADQIEAAFPEVWQAWLEAPFEVTPPEAEVFADFQTRVWSATDCLLESGGESVALVAHLGVLRLIYQHLVDPEAVFWNIDVPQEQVLLLEERDRTWQATLL
- the cobS gene encoding adenosylcobinamide-GDP ribazoletransferase, encoding MIKALIIYTQFFSRIVIPKAVDISYLRRGLPFLTLFGLLLGLISGGFYFLTSLVLPGMVAWVLTLAFDVLLTGGFHLDALADTADGLFSSRKKERMLEIMKDSRIGSNGVLALILYYALMLVLYPYLPEPRWFIVASLTMIGKAGLSLQLYRMAYAREGGGSGNFFSGSKTSHILLAQLLPLLLSLLVFSWRGLLAYSLVVLGAIGYRRFVYNKIDGHTGDTLGAYVEIAQLLYLLGLVVL
- the cobU gene encoding bifunctional adenosylcobinamide kinase/adenosylcobinamide-phosphate guanylyltransferase, translated to MAKIVLVTGGARSGKSAFAEERLADREQVCYIATGLPRGDDPEWQERIRLHQERRPASWTTQEQYAGLADWLREQSHPVYLLDCATLLTSNRLFDLIAQHFPDKLELTEEHFLSQQEQSFLLQLLEEEWQELLSTIRQTNAECWIVTDEVGLGIVPETRLGRFFRDVQGKINQLIAKEASEAYLVICGLAQQLK
- the hemL gene encoding glutamate-1-semialdehyde 2,1-aminomutase, producing MKREHSNQYFTEAQQLFPGGVNSPVRAFKAVGGHPLFIEKASGAYLHDVDGNRYIDYVLSWGPMILGHAPKDVLPAVEEAIWEGTSFGAPSPREIALGQLVQERLPFMERMRMVNSGTEATMSAIRVARGVTKRSKIVKFIGCYHGHSDSFLVQAGSGLASFGIADSAGVIAQVAGETLALPYNDIYALKACFEKHGDDIACVILEAVAGNMGLIPADADFISTIRSLTREYGSLFIVDEVMSGFRAHYQGAVGLYQTEPDLVCLGKVIGGGFPVAAFGGKAVYMDQVAPLGSIYQAGTLSGNPVAMTAGYETLKQLTPELFAEIEEKTSYLCDGLRSLADKYSINLQVVSKGTMFGFFFSQKPVRNFEDSKAADHAQFARLHGLLLEEGIYLAPSQYETNFMSSAHTRADLDQTLAAFERAFQAMKEEANG
- the hemB gene encoding porphobilinogen synthase, which codes for MEFYRHRRLRRSSGLRQLVRETKLSVDDFIQPLFIKEGLTEKQEVASMPGVYQFSLEDLLPEVQECVDLGIRAFIVFGIPSEKDEIGSQASAENGIVQEAIRLIKKHFSETVVIADTCLCEFTSHGHCGILRGEEVDNDLSLTRLTEVAVSQARAGADVIAPSNAMDGFVAAIRQGLDAAGFEEIPIMSYAIKFASSFYGPFRDAGESAPAFGNRKAYQMDPANRLEALREAKSDEEQGADFLMVKPALAFLDILRELRQETRLPLVTYNVSGEYAMVKAAAQQGWINEKAIVMETLTSMKRAGADLIITYFAKDAAGYLKEG
- a CDS encoding uroporphyrinogen-III synthase, with product MVKKIIFTREQAPDSTWLEKIRRAGFETHHVPLIRCQSLPLPEAVQAILSEADWVFFTSAVAVEAFSPYLKADYQIATIGPQTSQALNKLGRVCDFQASSHYGLDFIQEWLDLALPTQKILLPQSSLSNPSLAEKLKEAGHEVWAWPMYETTSNPAGQDQLETYLSQKDVIWTFASPSAWQSFCAIKPHLATSHQIAVIGQTTAQAVKESGYGVDYQPQSPSLEEMVKEIIKKEEKKHGIL